The Actinomadura sp. WMMB 499 genome includes a window with the following:
- a CDS encoding acetate--CoA ligase family protein, which yields MRADVPDPSGPRVPDLRPLLSPGSVAVIGGTSRETGLGARTLRHLREARFGGEVLTPGPRDGLDRDVDVALLCVPAAAVQEVLDRIDGRAAFAVVFASGFEETGGAPLTTARGTIVLGPNTVGLYHAPDRAVLTFAQAFDSLVDCRGGSGAFLVSQSGAFGARVVTAAARYGFHLDGFIGSGNEVHLDACTLARGVLAAAGPRVLLFYLEGIRDAGTLQDLLADAARRGVPVVCLLGGRSEAGSTAAASHTAAVSTDTAVTRELFEAYGATLVGSDRELVLAGLGLSLLGRAAGRRAGIVTGSGGAGVVAADLLGTAGLDVPVLSAGLRERLMAHLPGIASARNPVDVTAQTIGDDATLEKVCTTLRESGEVDLVVVIGRENQAAAAGARAGAAPPTVVATLDREPATVRPRIEAGEVVLPDLDAACRVLASCAPPVPGGAVAPRPTAAGPGSPGRLDSDPSASESLRLVAGAGVEVARWGPATTVAEVLARGAELGWPVVLKSDTAAGVHKARAGGVRLDVTAATAPEVAAGLLATGVPLIVARQLRASPELFAGVRRDPQWGPVVSAGLGGAHVELLDRTVAMPAALGEEHFARRLAAELFDRVPGRYDGLAEALAAAAFALAGLADRTGAALVECNPLGVVGGRIVALDARVVR from the coding sequence ATGAGGGCGGACGTGCCGGACCCGTCCGGCCCGCGGGTCCCCGACCTGCGCCCGCTGCTCTCCCCCGGCAGCGTCGCCGTCATCGGCGGCACGTCGCGGGAGACCGGTCTCGGCGCCCGCACCCTGCGGCACCTGCGCGAGGCGCGGTTCGGGGGCGAGGTACTGACGCCCGGCCCCCGGGACGGCCTCGACCGGGACGTGGACGTCGCGCTGCTCTGCGTGCCGGCGGCGGCGGTCCAGGAGGTCCTCGACCGGATCGACGGGCGCGCCGCGTTCGCGGTCGTGTTCGCCTCCGGCTTCGAGGAGACCGGCGGCGCCCCGCTGACGACCGCGCGGGGGACGATCGTCCTGGGCCCGAACACCGTCGGGCTCTACCACGCGCCCGATCGCGCGGTGCTGACGTTCGCCCAGGCGTTCGACAGCCTCGTCGACTGCCGGGGCGGGAGCGGCGCCTTCCTCGTCTCGCAGAGCGGCGCGTTCGGCGCCCGCGTCGTCACGGCGGCCGCCCGGTACGGCTTCCACCTCGACGGCTTCATCGGCAGCGGCAACGAGGTCCACCTGGACGCCTGCACCCTGGCGCGCGGGGTCCTCGCGGCGGCCGGGCCCCGCGTCCTGCTGTTCTACCTGGAGGGGATCCGCGACGCTGGAACGCTCCAGGACCTGCTGGCGGACGCGGCCCGGCGCGGCGTGCCGGTCGTCTGCCTGCTCGGCGGCCGCTCCGAGGCCGGCTCCACCGCCGCCGCGTCCCACACCGCGGCGGTGAGCACGGACACCGCGGTGACCCGCGAGCTGTTCGAGGCGTACGGCGCCACGCTCGTCGGGTCCGACCGCGAGCTCGTGCTCGCCGGGCTGGGCCTCTCCCTGCTGGGCCGCGCGGCCGGGCGCCGCGCCGGGATCGTGACGGGCTCCGGCGGGGCGGGCGTCGTCGCCGCCGACCTGCTCGGCACCGCCGGCCTCGACGTCCCGGTCCTCAGCGCCGGGCTCCGGGAGCGGCTGATGGCGCACCTTCCGGGCATCGCCTCCGCGCGCAACCCCGTGGACGTGACCGCGCAGACGATCGGTGACGACGCGACGCTCGAGAAGGTCTGCACGACGCTGCGCGAGAGCGGCGAGGTCGATCTCGTCGTCGTCATCGGCCGCGAGAACCAGGCCGCCGCCGCGGGCGCGCGCGCCGGTGCGGCGCCGCCCACGGTCGTCGCCACGCTCGACCGGGAGCCCGCCACCGTCAGGCCGCGCATCGAGGCCGGCGAGGTCGTCCTGCCCGACCTCGACGCGGCGTGCCGGGTCCTCGCGTCCTGCGCGCCGCCGGTGCCGGGCGGCGCCGTCGCCCCCCGGCCGACCGCCGCGGGCCCCGGCTCTCCCGGCCGTCTCGACTCCGACCCGTCCGCCTCCGAGAGCCTCCGGCTGGTCGCCGGCGCCGGTGTGGAGGTGGCCCGCTGGGGCCCCGCGACCACGGTCGCCGAGGTGCTCGCGCGCGGCGCGGAGCTCGGCTGGCCGGTCGTCCTCAAGTCCGACACCGCGGCCGGCGTCCACAAGGCGCGTGCGGGCGGGGTCCGGCTCGACGTCACCGCGGCCACCGCTCCCGAGGTCGCCGCCGGGCTGCTCGCGACCGGCGTCCCGCTCATCGTGGCGCGCCAGCTCCGCGCGTCGCCGGAACTGTTCGCGGGCGTCCGGCGCGACCCCCAGTGGGGGCCGGTCGTCTCGGCGGGCCTCGGCGGCGCCCACGTCGAGCTGCTGGACCGGACGGTCGCCATGCCCGCGGCCCTCGGCGAAGAGCACTTCGCCCGGCGGCTCGCGGCCGAGCTGTTCGACCGCGTGCCGGGACGCTACGACGGGCTGGCGGAGGCGCTCGCCGCGGCGGCGTTCGCCCTCGCCGGCCTCGCCGACCGCACCGGCGCCGCGCTCGTCGAGTGCAACCCGCTCGGGGTCGTCGGCGGCCGGATCGTCGCCCTCGACGCCAGGGTCGTGCGATGA
- a CDS encoding LysR family transcriptional regulator — protein sequence MELHQLRAFLAVRDTGSATAAAARLGVRQSTVSAAIRALEQELAAQLFHRAGRGMAPTPAGHALVGPARRILRDCEQAGETLAAAGRGGRLELAALSTVVGGPFSALVSAWLRAAPGRAVRVHDLDREGAAAEVLTGGTAEIVCTRLPLSPPVGDALAVLPIGSWGWRVAFPPRSGAVPDGAVTMRELSAVPTVLVAAGRNSALERATTRTPLSAAVVADQREARTALMLAGVGATIVGPRLAADAAAAGAHVRPLDPPFTQAVGLVFDPVRLSPVARGFVAAARELGELDEGGAGG from the coding sequence GTGGAGCTCCACCAGCTGCGGGCCTTCCTGGCCGTCCGCGACACCGGCAGCGCGACGGCGGCCGCGGCCCGGCTCGGCGTCCGGCAGTCGACGGTGTCGGCCGCGATCCGCGCGCTGGAGCAGGAACTCGCGGCACAGCTGTTCCACCGCGCCGGGCGCGGGATGGCACCGACGCCGGCGGGGCACGCGCTGGTCGGGCCGGCGCGCCGCATCCTCCGCGACTGCGAGCAGGCCGGGGAGACCCTGGCCGCGGCCGGCCGGGGCGGGCGGCTGGAGCTCGCGGCCCTGTCGACCGTGGTCGGGGGCCCGTTCTCGGCGCTCGTCTCGGCGTGGCTGCGCGCCGCGCCCGGACGCGCGGTCCGGGTGCACGATCTCGACCGCGAGGGCGCGGCGGCCGAGGTCCTGACGGGCGGGACGGCGGAGATCGTCTGCACGCGGCTGCCCCTGTCCCCGCCGGTGGGCGACGCGCTCGCGGTGCTGCCCATCGGCTCGTGGGGGTGGCGGGTCGCCTTCCCGCCGAGGTCCGGCGCCGTCCCGGACGGTGCGGTGACGATGCGGGAGCTGTCCGCCGTGCCGACCGTCCTCGTCGCGGCGGGCCGCAACTCGGCCCTCGAACGCGCCACGACCCGGACTCCCCTGTCGGCCGCCGTGGTCGCCGACCAGCGCGAGGCCCGCACCGCGCTGATGCTGGCCGGGGTGGGCGCCACGATCGTCGGCCCCCGGCTCGCCGCGGACGCGGCGGCCGCCGGGGCGCACGTGCGTCCGCTCGACCCGCCGTTCACCCAGGCGGTCGGGCTGGTCTTCGACCCGGTCCGCCTCTCACCGGTCGCCCGGGGCTTCGTCGCGGCCGCGCGGGAGCTCGGCGAGCTCGACGAGGGCGGCGCCGGCGGGTGA
- a CDS encoding enoyl-CoA hydratase/isomerase family protein → MTERHVTVERQGRVGLVFLDRPDRRNSYTPLMALQLQEALVAFDADPDMSVVVVSGRGEHFGVGADLDMNWRDERTHGVETLTEPEKAPWNLSTPIIAAINGDAIGVSLTWAMQADIRVVADSARLAFSFNRVGIMPDRGSTWLLPRLAGFGVAMDLLLTGRTIDGVEFERRGLATHIAAPADVLGVAVDLAADMAERCAPVSMTATKRLMYEFLESTDRVAAYNRERRVLTWIRTCGETLRGIAAFKEKRAPEWGTTKHTGVPAELR, encoded by the coding sequence ATGACCGAACGCCACGTCACCGTCGAGCGGCAGGGCCGCGTCGGCCTGGTCTTCCTGGACCGCCCGGACCGCCGCAACTCCTACACCCCCCTGATGGCACTCCAGCTCCAGGAGGCGCTGGTCGCCTTCGACGCCGACCCGGACATGTCGGTGGTCGTGGTGAGCGGGCGCGGCGAGCACTTCGGCGTCGGCGCGGACCTCGACATGAACTGGCGCGACGAGCGGACCCACGGCGTCGAGACCCTGACCGAGCCGGAGAAGGCACCGTGGAACCTCAGCACGCCGATCATCGCGGCGATCAACGGTGACGCCATCGGCGTGAGCCTCACCTGGGCGATGCAGGCCGACATCCGCGTCGTGGCCGACTCGGCCCGGCTGGCGTTCTCGTTCAACCGGGTCGGCATCATGCCCGACCGCGGCTCGACCTGGCTCCTCCCCCGGCTGGCGGGCTTCGGCGTCGCGATGGACCTGCTGCTGACCGGCCGGACGATCGACGGCGTCGAGTTCGAGCGCCGCGGCCTGGCGACGCACATCGCCGCACCGGCGGACGTCCTCGGGGTCGCCGTCGACCTCGCGGCGGACATGGCCGAGCGCTGCGCGCCGGTGTCGATGACCGCGACCAAGCGGCTCATGTACGAGTTCCTGGAGTCGACCGACCGGGTCGCGGCGTACAACCGCGAGCGCCGCGTCCTGACCTGGATCCGCACCTGCGGCGAGACCCTGCGGGGCATCGCGGCCTTCAAGGAGAAGCGCGCGCCCGAGTGGGGCACCACCAAGCACACCGGCGTCCCGGCGGAGCTCCGATGA
- a CDS encoding acyl-CoA dehydrogenase family protein, which yields MSAARELEELLRRVLPARWIELVDGDDREGLADFLAGLDAAVTADLVRTVAADGWLVPEWPARLGGRALPPDGTVDVRRTLARWRVGTVESAIGTGWVGPAILRFAGEDVAAELLPPIARNEMLWCQLFSEPEAGSDLASVRTRARRDGDRWLLTGRKIWTSRADRAGWGLAVARTDAGVPKHAGLTCFLVDLAAPGVQVRPILQMTGDAEFFEVALDDVAVPDRYRLGAPGQGWEVVRAVLQLERVAGSGAGAATPGSVVGRGVDELVAERLPGAGPVEADAIVRLYVESQAIALNNRRNALHRAEGLPPVANGTPYNKVLQAEHTKRLQRGVLGGAGLGAVAHDPGDRARSYDAWAFLRVQPKTIAGGTSEVLRDQIAERALGMPRGADPSKTVAWREFTGSQGGNA from the coding sequence ATGAGCGCGGCGCGTGAGCTCGAGGAGCTGCTGCGCCGGGTGCTGCCCGCGCGCTGGATCGAACTGGTCGACGGTGACGACCGCGAGGGCCTGGCCGACTTCCTCGCCGGTCTCGACGCGGCCGTGACCGCCGATCTCGTCCGCACCGTCGCGGCCGACGGCTGGCTCGTCCCGGAGTGGCCCGCCCGCCTGGGCGGGCGCGCGCTGCCGCCGGACGGGACCGTCGACGTCCGCCGGACCCTCGCCCGCTGGCGGGTGGGGACGGTGGAGAGCGCCATCGGCACCGGCTGGGTCGGGCCCGCGATCCTCAGGTTCGCCGGGGAGGACGTCGCCGCCGAGCTGCTTCCGCCGATCGCCCGCAACGAGATGCTCTGGTGCCAGCTGTTCAGCGAGCCGGAGGCCGGTTCCGACCTGGCCTCGGTCCGGACCCGCGCCCGCCGCGACGGCGACCGGTGGCTCCTCACCGGCCGCAAGATCTGGACGAGCCGCGCCGACCGGGCCGGCTGGGGCCTGGCGGTCGCCCGCACCGACGCCGGCGTGCCCAAGCACGCGGGCCTGACCTGCTTCCTCGTGGACCTCGCGGCGCCCGGCGTCCAGGTCCGGCCGATCCTGCAGATGACCGGCGACGCGGAGTTCTTCGAGGTCGCCCTCGACGACGTCGCGGTGCCGGACCGGTACCGGCTCGGTGCCCCCGGCCAGGGCTGGGAGGTCGTGCGCGCGGTGCTCCAGCTCGAGCGCGTGGCCGGTTCGGGGGCGGGCGCCGCCACCCCCGGCTCCGTCGTCGGCCGCGGCGTCGACGAGCTGGTCGCCGAACGCCTGCCGGGAGCAGGCCCCGTCGAGGCCGACGCGATCGTGCGGCTGTACGTCGAGTCCCAGGCGATCGCGCTGAACAACCGGCGCAACGCCCTCCACCGCGCGGAAGGGCTGCCCCCGGTGGCGAACGGCACGCCGTACAACAAGGTCTTGCAGGCCGAGCACACCAAGCGCCTGCAGCGCGGCGTCCTCGGCGGCGCCGGCCTCGGCGCGGTCGCGCACGACCCCGGCGACCGCGCCCGCTCGTACGACGCCTGGGCCTTCCTGCGCGTCCAGCCGAAGACCATCGCGGGCGGCACCTCGGAGGTGCTGCGCGACCAGATCGCCGAGCGCGCCCTCGGCATGCCGCGCGGAGCGGACCCGAGCAAGACCGTCGCCTGGCGCGAGTTCACCGGCTCCCAGGGAGGCAACGCATGA
- a CDS encoding LysR family transcriptional regulator: MDLRTLRYFVAVVDEGGITRAARVLFVSQPSLSLAMRRLEDDLGVRLLDRSGGRAAPTADGARLAALARQVIAEADGAAERVRQVTALEVGRLVVATSTTLAVHPLTPLVAALRGRHPGLEVHVRDAGTAAGTFDLVRSGEAELGVVDVPPPDAGWGRCDLGPEEIVLAASPEFAAGLADPVARARVAALDLGVVPADLDSAGAAATAVASMAGRVRARCAHRAMLWELVGDGTVATFVGRDTAASVMPWAALRSLDPPLWRDAHLVWREQALSPAGAALVELAELPRGRDEAPGDR, translated from the coding sequence ATGGACCTCCGGACGCTGCGCTACTTCGTCGCGGTCGTCGACGAGGGCGGCATCACCCGGGCCGCGCGCGTGCTGTTCGTGAGCCAGCCGTCGCTCTCCCTGGCGATGCGCCGGCTCGAGGACGACCTCGGCGTCCGGCTCCTCGACCGGTCCGGGGGGCGTGCCGCCCCCACAGCCGACGGCGCGCGGCTGGCCGCCCTCGCGCGCCAGGTGATCGCCGAGGCCGACGGCGCCGCGGAACGGGTCCGGCAGGTGACCGCGCTCGAGGTCGGCCGGCTGGTCGTCGCGACGTCGACCACGCTCGCGGTGCACCCGCTGACCCCGCTCGTCGCGGCGCTGCGCGGGCGGCATCCCGGTCTCGAGGTCCACGTCCGGGACGCGGGCACCGCGGCCGGAACCTTCGACCTCGTCCGCTCGGGCGAGGCCGAGCTGGGCGTGGTCGACGTGCCGCCCCCGGACGCGGGATGGGGCCGGTGCGACCTCGGCCCCGAGGAGATCGTGCTGGCGGCGAGTCCGGAGTTCGCCGCGGGCCTGGCGGACCCGGTCGCGCGGGCACGGGTCGCGGCCCTCGACCTCGGGGTGGTCCCCGCGGACCTCGACTCCGCGGGCGCCGCCGCGACGGCCGTGGCGTCGATGGCGGGCCGCGTCCGGGCCCGGTGCGCCCACCGGGCGATGCTGTGGGAGCTGGTCGGGGACGGCACGGTCGCGACGTTCGTCGGCCGGGACACGGCGGCGTCCGTCATGCCCTGGGCCGCGCTCCGCTCGCTCGACCCGCCGCTGTGGCGGGACGCCCACCTGGTCTGGCGCGAGCAGGCGCTGTCACCCGCCGGCGCCGCCCTCGTCGAGCTCGCCGAGCTCCCGCGCGGCCGCGACGAAGCCCCGGGCGACCGGTGA